Proteins found in one Macrobrachium nipponense isolate FS-2020 chromosome 35, ASM1510439v2, whole genome shotgun sequence genomic segment:
- the LOC135208622 gene encoding vesicle transport protein SEC20-like, whose product MPQDDQVYLNVVKQDIVKYDMAVKSLIQEIREHDGTQVELDELGALVRSRITQLREQIEELRRLAMEQDNDSDRCLLNEEVSKSDKMLQDNHKAFRNAVLASQLAINQKSKDELLSDSPSAAEGETGVRHRERMNRQAMLKKSSQLTDDLLAVTRLIRDNTEKSTKTLDRLVEGSQTVGSTQEELKTMGSVIAQARKILNKYGRRENTDKLLIFLGLVFFLASCLVVLRNRFIF is encoded by the exons ATGCCCCAGGATGATCAAGTTTACTTGAATGTTGTGAAGCAGGATATTGTGAAATATGATATGGCAGTCAAAAGTCTCATACAG gagatACGAGAACACGATGGTACTCAGGTAGAGTTGGATGAGCTTGGAGCCTTAGTGCGTTCACGGATTACTCAATTGAGAGAGCAGATTGAAGAACTCAGGCGTCTTGCTATG gaACAGGATAATGACTCTGATCGATGTTTGTTAAATGAAGAAGTAAGCAAGAGTGACAAAATGCTGCAGGACAACCATAAAGCCTTCCGAAATGCAGTTTTAGCGTCACAGCTTGCCATCAACCAG AAAAGTAAAGATGAACTGCTCTCTGACAGTCCTTCTGCTGCAGAAGGAGAAACTGGAGTTCGACATAGGGAACGAATGAACAGGCAAGCAATGTTGAAGAAGTCTTCTCAGCTAACAGATGACCTCCTGGCTGTTACTCGGCTAATAAGAGACAACACTGAGAAAAGTACTAAGACTCTAGACAGATTAG TTGAAGGGTCACAGACTGTTGGTTCAACACAGGAAGAACTGAAAACTATGGGCTCTGTCATAGCTCAGGCTCGCAAGATTTTGAATAAGTATGGGCGAAGAGAAAACACTGACAAATTACTCATTTTTCTtggtttagtattttttttagcttcttgTCTTGTTGTTTTAAgaaacagatttattttttag